The following proteins are co-located in the Lagopus muta isolate bLagMut1 chromosome 11, bLagMut1 primary, whole genome shotgun sequence genome:
- the NICN1 gene encoding nicolin-1 codes for MSGAPGPGRAPLPCTARAAAHLQLPGGAEAARPGVAVIDVRFPRGGAADVHEIVFKNFYTAFLSVRAQRAGPPGPRKWLTCLRDLRLMPCPHTELGAQEYFSLRRSQMLCDMEQVTALRFILRQPSPAWLHFGIEELQLFPPGSKTSPQDVPSWLSQLSPPERPLSLHGELPDPEKVAAEVQQMWALTEVVRARQAAARIGRFDVDGCYDVNLLSYS; via the exons ATGTCGGGAGCGCCGGGCCCGGGAAGAGCCCCGCTGCCCTGCAccgcccgcgccgccgcccACCTGCAGCTGCCCGGGGGAGCCgaggcggcgcggcccggcgtGGCCGTCATTGACGTGCGCTTTCCCCGCGGCGGCGCGGCTGAC GTGCACGAGATCGTCTTCAAGAACTTCTACACCGCCTTCCTGAGCGTGCGGGCGCAGCGGGCCGGGCCGCCGGGACCCCGCAAGTGGCTCACCTGCCTCCGCGACCTGCGGCTGATGCCGTGCCCGCACACGGAGCTGGGCGCGCAGGAATACTTCTCTCTCCGCCGTTCCCAG ATGCTGTGCGACATGGAGCAGGTGACGGCGCTGCGCTTCATCCTGCGGCAGCCCTCCCCGGCGTGGCTGCACTTCGGAAtcgaggagctgcagctcttccctccTGGCAGCAAG ACCTCCCCGCAGGACGTCCCCTCCTGGTTGTCCCAGCTGAGCCCTCCGGAGCGACCCCTCAGCCTGCACGGG GAGCTGCCCGACCCGGAGAAGGTGGCGGCGGAGGTGCAGCAGATGTGGGCGCTGACGGAGGTGGTTCGCGCTCGGCAGGCGGCCGCGCGCATCGGGCGCTTCGAC GTA